From a region of the Paenibacillus segetis genome:
- the lepB gene encoding signal peptidase I, which yields MKVWNEIKGWSFSIILGFVLSMIIGIFIIQPYKVDGHSMEPTLNDNQRIFAWKLPHTLNKLPDYGDVVIIDSRVDRKRTLMDDIKEHPIFRLMSGESDKEIFYVKRVIGLPGDTIEVNNGHLYRNGEELIEPYIKEQMDIGLDQVWTLPEGSIFVMGDNRNHSKDSRVIGPVPQDHVMGIDSF from the coding sequence ATGAAAGTATGGAATGAGATAAAGGGCTGGAGTTTCTCCATCATACTCGGTTTTGTGCTTAGTATGATTATTGGTATCTTCATTATTCAACCGTATAAGGTAGATGGCCATTCTATGGAACCAACGCTAAATGACAATCAGCGAATTTTTGCTTGGAAACTCCCCCATACGCTTAATAAGCTTCCTGACTATGGGGATGTCGTTATTATTGACAGTAGGGTTGACCGAAAACGTACTTTAATGGATGACATCAAAGAACATCCAATTTTCCGGCTCATGTCCGGAGAATCTGATAAGGAAATTTTTTATGTCAAACGAGTCATTGGTTTGCCTGGTGATACGATTGAAGTAAATAATGGTCATTTGTATCGTAATGGTGAAGAATTAATTGAACCTTATATTAAGGAACAAATGGACATAGGTCTGGATCAAGTTTGGACACTTCCTGAAGGATCCATCTTCGTGATGGGAGATAATCGGAATCACAGTAAAGACAGTAGGGTCATCGGTCCCGTTCCGCAAGATCATGTGATGGGGATTGATTCGTTTTAA
- a CDS encoding LysR family transcriptional regulator produces MELRQLQYTLQIAEEKNFSRAAEKLHIAQPSLSQQLSKLEQELGVKLFHRNTSSVELTHAGASFISHARKIMDAVEQLHQEMDDISQLRAGRVIIGSMPITGSHLLPYVLPAFKEAYPEIRVTLLEDTSLNLEKLTAGGGTDLSLLSLPLQEPTLTYETICEEKIDLAVPPNHPLAKLKAQPGGIKLEQLRDESFIVLKKGQGFRKIALDLCRDAGFEPQIVFESNNIETVQSLVAAGMGITLVPRFIARAERSELIPVYLPLASPVPSRTLVIAYRKGRYLSKAAEAFIETFKLTMKEHLRDEDENGNGTQG; encoded by the coding sequence ATGGAATTAAGACAACTCCAATATACGCTACAAATTGCTGAAGAGAAGAACTTCTCTAGGGCAGCTGAGAAGCTGCATATTGCACAGCCCTCACTAAGTCAACAATTATCCAAACTGGAACAGGAACTCGGCGTCAAATTATTCCATCGGAATACAAGTTCCGTTGAATTAACACATGCAGGCGCAAGCTTTATCTCGCATGCCAGAAAAATAATGGACGCGGTCGAACAGTTGCATCAAGAGATGGATGATATCTCTCAGCTACGTGCAGGTCGTGTCATTATTGGAAGTATGCCGATCACTGGATCCCACCTACTACCCTATGTTCTGCCAGCCTTCAAAGAAGCTTATCCGGAGATTCGTGTCACTTTATTGGAAGATACCTCGCTCAATTTGGAGAAGCTAACGGCAGGCGGTGGTACGGATCTCAGCTTGCTCTCCCTACCTTTGCAAGAACCAACCTTAACTTACGAAACCATCTGTGAAGAAAAAATAGATCTGGCTGTTCCACCTAATCATCCTTTAGCCAAACTAAAAGCACAGCCAGGTGGCATTAAGCTAGAGCAACTTCGAGATGAGTCATTTATCGTACTCAAGAAAGGCCAAGGTTTCCGTAAAATAGCGTTAGATTTATGCCGTGACGCGGGGTTCGAACCCCAGATTGTCTTCGAAAGTAATAACATTGAAACCGTGCAATCCCTAGTTGCGGCAGGTATGGGCATCACGCTTGTTCCTAGATTTATCGCCCGCGCCGAGCGAAGCGAACTGATTCCAGTCTATTTGCCACTCGCAAGTCCGGTCCCAAGCCGTACGCTAGTTATTGCATATCGTAAGGGACGTTATTTATCTAAAGCCGCAGAGGCTTTTATAGAAACATTTAAATTGACGATGAAAGAACACTTACGAGATGAAGATGAGAATGGCAATGGAACTCAAGGATAA
- a CDS encoding carbon-nitrogen family hydrolase — protein sequence MSQVAGTSWNIALLQTDIMTGEPQRNWEIMVRWMEEAVAASVKPDVIVLPEMWNTGYALSQIDQLADIDGSQTREWISAFAKQHDIHIVAGSIAENRAGKVFNTMIIFNRSGEEVGAYSKIHLFRLMEEEKYLTPGEAFLSFELDEMKAGASICYDIRFPEQARTLSLLGAKILFVAAEWPHPRLHHWRTLLMARAIENQMYVVACNRVGNTVSDSFFGHSMIIDPWGEIIAEGSEREEIVTARIDLTLVDHVRNKIQVFEDRRPELYGVGFGRVAKVYP from the coding sequence ATGTCTCAAGTGGCGGGAACTTCATGGAATATTGCATTGCTTCAGACCGATATCATGACCGGGGAGCCGCAGCGTAATTGGGAAATAATGGTGCGTTGGATGGAAGAAGCAGTGGCGGCTTCCGTGAAACCAGATGTTATTGTACTACCGGAGATGTGGAATACCGGTTATGCACTATCGCAAATTGATCAGCTGGCAGATATAGATGGAAGTCAGACTCGAGAATGGATTTCTGCGTTTGCAAAACAGCACGATATTCATATCGTAGCTGGATCAATAGCCGAGAATCGAGCAGGTAAAGTATTCAATACGATGATTATCTTCAATAGAAGCGGAGAAGAGGTTGGGGCTTATTCCAAGATCCATTTGTTTAGGCTAATGGAGGAGGAGAAATATTTGACTCCTGGTGAGGCTTTTCTATCCTTTGAGTTGGATGAGATGAAGGCAGGAGCCTCTATTTGTTATGATATTCGTTTTCCTGAACAGGCTCGTACATTATCATTATTGGGCGCAAAAATATTATTTGTCGCTGCCGAGTGGCCGCATCCTAGGTTGCACCACTGGCGGACGTTGCTTATGGCAAGAGCGATAGAGAATCAGATGTATGTTGTAGCCTGCAACCGAGTTGGCAATACCGTTAGCGATTCATTTTTCGGTCATTCTATGATCATCGATCCGTGGGGTGAGATTATTGCGGAAGGTAGTGAACGAGAAGAGATCGTCACAGCTCGCATTGACCTCACCCTAGTAGATCATGTTAGAAATAAGATTCAGGTTTTTGAAGACCGACGTCCAGAGCTTTATGGAGTTGGTTTTGGGAGAGTAGCTAAGGTTTATCCTTGA
- the proB gene encoding glutamate 5-kinase, whose amino-acid sequence MLRRIVVKIGSSSLTSPEGGLNREAIAYFAAELAALYTAGYQPLLVTSGAVAAGFREIGYAERPKLLHEKQAAAAVGQALLMQSYREALAVHGILSAQVLLTRSDFQNVKRTGNASMAIEELLKHNVLPIINENDTVSIDELKFGDNDTLSALVANLLKANQLIILTDMDGLYTEDPRINPAAVRINRVTEITDEIYSIAGGAGSSVGTGGMRSKLDAAKIGAFGGVPVFIGKVNQPGELLAILEGKGQGTYFETHSGSLPRKKQWLGFLSTPIGSLEVDAGAEEALIHGGRSLLPVGVRKALGHFHAGDVVEVHNTEGEILGRGVVNYDVEQMQEILGLLSADVVKKINSVHRLEVIHRDEWISLKA is encoded by the coding sequence ATGTTACGTCGTATCGTCGTCAAAATCGGGAGCAGTTCACTGACCTCTCCAGAGGGAGGATTGAATCGGGAAGCGATAGCTTACTTTGCAGCTGAATTAGCTGCTCTCTATACTGCAGGCTACCAGCCCTTACTAGTTACCTCGGGTGCTGTCGCTGCAGGGTTCCGTGAGATCGGATACGCGGAACGTCCCAAACTATTACATGAGAAACAGGCAGCTGCGGCCGTTGGCCAGGCACTGTTGATGCAGAGCTACCGCGAAGCACTCGCCGTTCACGGGATCCTTTCGGCACAAGTACTGCTAACTCGTTCTGATTTTCAAAATGTGAAGCGAACGGGCAACGCCAGCATGGCCATAGAAGAACTACTTAAGCATAATGTGTTACCTATTATCAATGAGAACGATACGGTATCCATCGATGAATTGAAGTTTGGAGATAATGATACATTATCTGCACTAGTAGCCAATTTGCTTAAAGCGAATCAACTCATCATTCTGACTGATATGGACGGACTTTATACCGAAGATCCACGAATTAATCCTGCTGCCGTGCGTATCAATAGAGTTACTGAGATTACAGATGAGATATATAGTATTGCTGGCGGCGCTGGTTCTTCTGTAGGAACGGGTGGTATGCGTTCGAAATTGGATGCAGCCAAAATTGGAGCCTTTGGGGGCGTGCCCGTATTCATCGGAAAAGTGAACCAACCAGGTGAACTACTTGCTATCTTAGAGGGTAAAGGTCAGGGAACCTATTTTGAAACCCACTCAGGTTCACTGCCAAGGAAAAAACAATGGCTTGGTTTTTTATCCACACCGATTGGCTCACTTGAGGTGGATGCCGGAGCTGAAGAAGCCCTTATACACGGTGGACGAAGCCTTCTTCCTGTAGGTGTACGCAAGGCATTAGGCCATTTTCATGCTGGTGATGTAGTTGAAGTTCATAATACCGAAGGCGAAATATTAGGCCGTGGTGTTGTGAATTATGATGTAGAGCAAATGCAGGAAATTTTAGGTCTGCTCAGTGCCGATGTGGTTAAAAAGATAAATAGCGTCCATCGTTTAGAAGTGATTCATCGGGATGAATGGATTTCATTAAAAGCATAA
- a CDS encoding glutamate-5-semialdehyde dehydrogenase: MSEVIQKTKLAKQAASTLNSLTTAQKDEALLITAEALIANSDVIIAANEEDLVRGRENGTSSSLLDRLALNHDRIRSIAEGLQQIVELPDPVGDILEQMDRPNGLHIVKRRVPLGVIGIIYEARPNVTVDAVGLCLKTGNSVVLRGGSSALSSNRKIVEIIHDALATTSIPSHAVQLIEDPNRSSVDEMLKLNGLLDVVIPRGGSSLIQNVVQNATVPVIETGAGICHTFIDESADLEMSTAIAINAKVQRPSVCNSMETLLVHETFAASHLNEIAQSFREAGVELRGCAKTKEIVEWALLASDEDYATEYNDYILNIKVVHDMDEAMAHIARFGTKHSECIVTENRSHAERFQQEVDAAAVYHNASTRFTDGFEFGFGAEIGISTQKLHARGPMGLPALTSSKYIIDGHGQIRQ, from the coding sequence ATGAGTGAAGTAATACAAAAGACTAAGCTTGCCAAGCAAGCGGCTTCGACCTTGAACAGCTTAACGACAGCTCAGAAAGATGAGGCCCTATTAATTACTGCCGAAGCACTAATTGCTAATAGTGATGTTATCATCGCTGCAAATGAAGAAGACTTGGTGCGTGGACGGGAGAACGGAACTTCATCCTCGCTATTAGATCGACTAGCCCTCAATCATGATCGAATCAGAAGCATTGCCGAGGGACTACAGCAAATCGTAGAGCTTCCTGATCCTGTCGGTGACATTCTTGAACAGATGGATCGTCCTAATGGGCTCCATATTGTGAAACGTCGGGTTCCACTAGGTGTGATTGGTATCATTTACGAGGCCCGCCCAAATGTGACCGTCGATGCGGTAGGCTTGTGTTTGAAAACAGGAAATTCCGTTGTGCTTCGCGGAGGTTCATCCGCACTCTCATCTAATCGTAAAATCGTAGAGATCATTCACGATGCACTAGCTACTACCTCCATCCCTAGCCATGCAGTTCAATTAATTGAAGATCCGAATCGCTCTTCGGTGGATGAAATGCTTAAACTTAACGGTCTACTTGATGTTGTCATTCCACGCGGGGGTAGCTCCTTAATTCAAAATGTCGTTCAGAACGCAACGGTTCCGGTTATTGAGACAGGTGCAGGGATTTGTCACACTTTCATAGATGAATCTGCTGATTTAGAAATGAGTACAGCTATCGCAATTAACGCCAAAGTGCAACGACCATCGGTGTGTAATTCAATGGAAACACTGCTCGTTCATGAAACATTCGCTGCGTCACATCTTAATGAAATCGCACAAAGCTTTCGCGAAGCCGGAGTAGAGCTAAGAGGTTGCGCAAAAACAAAGGAAATTGTCGAGTGGGCGCTACTTGCTTCAGATGAAGATTACGCTACCGAGTATAACGATTATATTCTCAATATAAAAGTAGTTCATGATATGGATGAAGCCATGGCCCACATCGCGCGTTTCGGTACGAAACATTCCGAATGTATTGTAACGGAGAATCGTAGCCATGCCGAGCGATTCCAACAAGAAGTTGATGCCGCTGCCGTATACCATAATGCTTCCACTCGTTTCACGGACGGATTTGAATTTGGATTTGGTGCAGAAATCGGCATCAGTACACAGAAACTGCATGCAAGAGGACCGATGGGCCTACCAGCTTTGACATCCAGCAAATATATTATCGATGGCCATGGTCAAATTCGCCAATAA
- the proC gene encoding pyrroline-5-carboxylate reductase has translation MTTSSTTHSPLSICFNGAGSMAEAIVKGLIAREVARPEQISMLNRSNQERLNELTEKYGVITANLEDVKRELLTSASIIVLAMKPKDAGAALKELGPLLQEKQLIVSVIAGLSIDTIQALLGFKAPVARTMPNTSSSIGLGATGIAFSKETTAEQTNQVLSMFEAVGTVSVIPEARMEILTGVSGSGPAYIYYMMEAMMAAGIEGGLTPEQARELTVQTVRGAASMMIETGEDPAKLRADITSPNGSTQAALEVLAAGNFTATVKAAVHRCAERSQEMGEAVKKALL, from the coding sequence ATGACAACTTCATCCACAACTCATTCGCCACTTTCTATCTGTTTTAATGGTGCTGGTTCTATGGCGGAAGCCATTGTAAAAGGACTCATCGCACGTGAAGTCGCGAGACCTGAACAGATCTCTATGCTTAATCGTAGCAATCAAGAACGCCTGAATGAGCTAACGGAGAAATACGGAGTTATAACTGCTAACCTGGAAGATGTAAAGCGTGAATTACTAACTTCTGCCTCCATCATTGTTCTGGCGATGAAGCCGAAAGACGCTGGAGCAGCTCTTAAAGAACTAGGGCCGCTCCTTCAAGAGAAACAACTAATTGTTTCAGTAATTGCTGGACTATCCATCGATACTATACAGGCTCTACTTGGGTTTAAAGCTCCAGTTGCTCGGACGATGCCTAATACCTCCAGTTCAATTGGACTTGGAGCTACGGGGATCGCATTCTCAAAGGAAACAACTGCGGAACAAACCAATCAGGTGTTATCCATGTTTGAAGCCGTTGGAACAGTCAGTGTCATTCCTGAAGCGCGAATGGAAATTTTGACGGGTGTGTCCGGAAGCGGTCCCGCATATATTTACTACATGATGGAAGCTATGATGGCTGCAGGTATCGAAGGTGGACTGACACCGGAGCAAGCACGTGAGTTGACGGTACAGACTGTACGAGGCGCGGCCTCCATGATGATTGAAACGGGAGAAGATCCAGCTAAGCTTAGAGCTGACATTACTTCGCCAAACGGATCAACACAAGCGGCCCTTGAAGTGTTGGCAGCGGGCAACTTCACTGCCACAGTGAAGGCTGCCGTACACCGATGTGCCGAGCGTTCACAGGAAATGGGCGAAGCAGTAAAAAAGGCTTTATTATGA
- a CDS encoding 2-hydroxy-3-keto-5-methylthiopentenyl-1-phosphate phosphatase: MSDSALPHNKMKHPVIFCDFDGTITNSDNIVAIMKYFKPEGVEMIIQQLISQEISIRQGVSAMFGLIPSSERDELIQCVLGQAGIREGFAEFLDFLRECNIPFYVTSGGIDFFMKPLLAAFNIPSEHIYCNEADFTEDHITINWPHPCDDQCSSDCGMCKTTVIRRFSEDHYERILIGDSISDFEGAKLADRVYSRASLTKKCQELGVTHTPFETFFDIKEDLLSREGA, from the coding sequence ATGAGTGATTCTGCACTGCCACATAATAAAATGAAACACCCTGTCATTTTTTGTGACTTCGACGGAACGATCACGAACAGTGACAATATCGTTGCCATCATGAAGTATTTCAAACCCGAAGGCGTCGAAATGATCATACAACAATTAATATCGCAAGAGATTTCTATTCGTCAGGGTGTTAGCGCCATGTTCGGCCTAATACCCTCCTCTGAAAGAGATGAATTAATCCAGTGTGTGCTTGGACAAGCAGGAATTCGAGAAGGATTCGCGGAATTCCTGGACTTTCTACGAGAATGTAACATCCCGTTCTATGTTACAAGTGGAGGCATAGATTTCTTTATGAAGCCACTCTTAGCCGCTTTCAATATTCCTTCAGAGCACATCTATTGTAACGAGGCAGATTTCACTGAAGACCACATTACGATTAACTGGCCACATCCATGTGACGATCAATGTAGCAGCGACTGCGGCATGTGTAAAACAACGGTCATACGCCGTTTTTCCGAAGATCATTATGAACGTATTCTAATTGGTGACAGTATCTCTGATTTTGAAGGAGCTAAGCTTGCTGACCGGGTCTACTCACGTGCCTCTTTGACTAAGAAATGTCAAGAGCTTGGCGTAACACATACACCATTTGAGACTTTTTTCGATATCAAGGAGGATTTATTGAGTCGGGAAGGAGCTTGA
- the mtnB gene encoding methylthioribulose 1-phosphate dehydratase has translation MDYADITLEEKQTVLEELRTIKEQFAARDWFPGSSGNLSVRVGDFSPDSFHFAVTASGKNESVHTPDNFLFVDSSCEPCETTKLKPSIEALIHAKIYRMTGCSAIFHVHTVFNNLLSERFGESGFLQVQGIELIKELGIWEENTSIRIPILPNHADILSIAKLIPSALNPDIPGILLRNHGIFAWGKNALEAKHHLEVFEFIFELEYRRLTLG, from the coding sequence GTGGATTATGCAGATATAACGCTAGAGGAGAAGCAGACCGTACTCGAGGAACTGAGAACAATCAAAGAGCAGTTTGCAGCTAGAGATTGGTTCCCGGGTTCAAGCGGTAATCTCTCCGTTCGTGTCGGGGATTTTTCACCTGACTCCTTCCATTTTGCAGTAACTGCAAGTGGTAAGAACGAATCTGTACATACACCTGATAACTTTCTATTTGTTGACTCTTCCTGTGAACCGTGTGAGACGACCAAGCTCAAGCCAAGTATAGAAGCGCTCATACACGCGAAAATTTACCGTATGACCGGCTGTAGCGCTATTTTCCATGTGCATACCGTATTTAATAATCTATTAAGTGAGCGATTTGGCGAAAGTGGATTTCTTCAAGTTCAAGGTATTGAGCTCATTAAAGAGCTTGGTATCTGGGAAGAAAATACTTCGATTCGGATTCCCATCCTTCCCAACCACGCAGATATTCTTTCGATTGCTAAATTAATTCCGTCCGCTCTCAACCCAGACATTCCTGGCATCCTGCTACGTAATCATGGAATATTCGCTTGGGGTAAGAATGCATTGGAAGCTAAGCATCACTTGGAGGTATTCGAGTTTATCTTTGAGTTAGAATATCGACGGTTAACTTTGGGCTAA